A region of Labeo rohita strain BAU-BD-2019 chromosome 2, IGBB_LRoh.1.0, whole genome shotgun sequence DNA encodes the following proteins:
- the kdsr gene encoding 3-ketodihydrosphingosine reductase, whose product MSSEEALGSALSHWLSFNSWWLLLPFIMLLVVAAFIVAFVLLLYMISPLISPKPLKLNGAHVVVTGGSSGIGKCIAMECYKHGAFITLVARDEHKLVQAKKEVEKCAINDKQVVLCISVDVSKDYNQVESVIKQAQEKLGPVDMLVNCAGTSISAKFEEVEVDRFKKMMEVNYLGSVYPTRAVITTMKERRMGRIMFVSSQAGQIGLFGYTAYSPSKFALRGLAEALQMEMKPYNIYVTVAYPPDTDTPGFAEENKTKPLETKLISETSGVCQPEQVAKIVVKDAVQGNFTSSFGPDGYMLSALTCGMSPVTSITEGLQQIVTMGLFRTIALFYLGSFDSIVRRCMIQREQSKAADKRE is encoded by the exons ATGTCCTCTGAGGAGGCTCTCGGCTCCGCGCTCTCACACTGGCTGTCCTTTAACTCCTGGTGGCTGCTCCTGCCTTTCATTATGCTCCTGGTAGTGGCTGCTTTCATCGTGGCCTTCGTGCTGCTGCTGTACATGATATCCCCGTTAATAAGCCCAAAACCTCTCAAACTGAACGGGGCCCATGTGGTG GTGACCGGAGGCAGCAGTGGGATTGGGAAGTGTATTGCCATGGAATGCTACAAACATGGTGCCTTCATCACTCTGGTGGCACGAGATGAG CACAAACTGGTTCAAGCCAAGAAGGAAGTGGAGAAATGTGCCATAAATGATAAGCAA GTGGTGCTTTGCATTTCTGTTGATGTGTCAAAAGACTACAACCAGGTGGAGAGCGTCATAAAACAA GCTCAAGAGAAGCTGGGTCCAGTGGACATGCTGGTGAATTGTGCTGGGACGTCTATATCTGCAAAGTTCGAGGAAGTTGAAGTGGACCGCTTCAAG AAAATGATGGAGGTGAACTATCTGGGCAGTGTTTACCCCACCCGGGCAGTGATCACTACTATGAAGGAAAGGCGGATGGGACGCATCATGTTTGTGTCATCACAGGCAGGGCAGATCGGCCTCTTTGGCTACACGGCCTACTCACCGTCCAAATTCGCCCTGCGTGGTCTGGCTGAGGCCTTGCAGATGGAG ATGAAGCCCTATAATATCTACGTAACTGTGGCGTATCCTCCAGACACTGACACTCCAGGTTTTGCAGAAGAGAATAAGACCAAG CCTCTGGAGACTAAGTTAATTTCAGAAACGTCTGGAGTCTGTCAGCCTGAGCAAGTAGCAAAAATTGTGGTGAAGGATGCAGTG CAGGGAAATTTCACCAGCTCATTTGGACCCGATGGCTACATGCTGTCAGCACTGACCTGTGGGATGTCACCTGTTACCTCCATCACTGAGGGGCTGCAGCAG ATTGTGACAATGGGTCTGTTCCGCACCATTGCTCTCTTCTACCTGGGCAGCTTCGACAGCATCGTCCGCCGCTGCATGATCCAGAGAGAACAGTCCAAAGCAGCAGACAAGAGGGAGTAG
- the vps4b gene encoding vacuolar protein sorting-associated protein 4B isoform X1 → MEPTNLQKAIAIASKASQEDQAGNYEEAIKSYEHAVKYFLHIIKREPQGKEGNQKIRDKCKQYLDRAEELQEYLDQKKKAIDLASKAAQEDKAENYEEALRLYQHAVQYFLHVVKYEAQGDKAKQSIRAKCAEYLDRAEKLKEYLKKKEKAPAKPVKESQSSDKGNESDGEGDDPEKKKFQNQLSGAIVMEKPNIKWNDVAGLEGAKEALKEAVILPIKFPHLFTGKRTPWRGILLFGPPGTGKSYLAKAVATEANNSTFFSISSSDLVSKWLGESEKLVKNLFTLAREHKPSIIFIDEIDSLCGSRSENESEAARRIKTEFLVQMQGVGNDNEGILVLGATNIPWTLDSAIRRRFEKRIYIPLPEEHARGFMFKLNLGATPNSLTESDFMTLGKKTDGYSGADISIIVRDALMQPVRKVQSATHFKRVRGPSRNDPNVIVDDLLTPCSPGDPQAVEMTWMDVPGEKLLEPIVSMSDMLRSLANTKPTVNEQDLEKLKKFTEDFGQEG, encoded by the exons ATGGAGCCTacaaatttacag AAAGCTATAGCTATAGCCAGCAAAGCTTCACAAGAGGACCAGGCTGGAAATTATGAGGAGGCTATTAAATCCTATGAACATGCAGTGAaatattttcttcatataataaaaC GTGAACCACAGGGTAAGGAGGGCAATCAGAAGATCAGAGATAAGTGTAAGCAGTATCTAGACAGAGCAGAAGAGCTCCAAGAATATCTTGATCAGAAAAAG AAAGCTATAGATTTGGCCAGTAAGGCAGCTCAGGAAGATAAGGCTGAGAACTATGAAGAGGCCCTGCGTCTATATCAACATGCTGTTCAATATTTCCTGCATGTTGTCAAAT atgaAGCACAGGGTGATAAGGCCAAACAAAGCATTCGGGCCAAATGTGCTGAATATTTAGACCGGGCTGAGAAGCTGAAAGAGTATTtgaagaagaaagagaaagCCCCAGCGAAACCAGTGAAGGAGTCACAGTCCAGTGACAAAGG GAATGAAAGTGATGGAGAAGGAGATGAcccagaaaaaaagaaatttcagAATCAACTCTCAG GCGCCATTGTCATGGAGAAGCCAAATATTAAATGGAATGATGTTGCCGGGTTGGAGGGGGCCAAAGAGGCTTTAAAAGAAGCCGTCATTCTGCCAATCAAATTCCCACATCTCTTCACAG GTAAAAGAACTCCCTGGAGGGGCATTCTTCTCTTCGGGCCTCCTGGAACAGGCAAATCTTACCTGGCCAAAGCGGTAGCGACAGAAGCCAATAATTCGACCTTCTTTTCCATTTCCTCTTCTGACTTGGTATCCAAGTGGCTGGGAGAGAGTGAAAA GCTGGTGAAAAATTTGTTCACTTTGGCTCGAGAGCACAAGCCCTCTATTATCTTCATCGATGAGATCGATTCACTCTGCGGCTCTAGGAGCGAGAATGAAAGTGAAGCTGCTCGCAGAATCAAGACAGAGTTTCTGGTTCAGATGCAAG GTGTTGGTAATGACAATGAAGGGATCCTGGTGCTGGGAGCCACAAATATCCCCTGGACGTTGGATTCTGCCATCAGAAGACG ATTTGAGAAACGTATCTACATTCCTCTGCCAGAAGAGCACGCTCGTGGATTCATGTTCAAACTAAATCTGGGCGCCACACCTAACAGTCTCACCGAATCAGACTTCATGACTCTGGGCAAGAAGACGGACGGTTACTCTGGTGCTGACATCAGCATCATCGTCAGAGACGCCCTCATGCAGCCCGTCAGGAAGGTGCAGTCCGCCACTCACTTCAAGCGG gTACGAGGGCCATCAAGGAATGACCCGAATGTCATAGTTGATGACCTCTTAACCCCTTGCTCCCCGGGTGATCCACAAGCTGTAGAAATGACATGGATGGACGTCCCTGGAGAGAAACTTTTGGAGCCAATTGTTTCTATG TCGGACATGCTGAGGTCCCTCGCCAACACAAAGCCCACCGTCAATGAGCAGGATCTGGAGAAGCTGAAAAAGTTCACCGAGGACTTTGGACAGGAGGGCTGA
- the vps4b gene encoding vacuolar protein sorting-associated protein 4B isoform X2: MAANNNLQKAIDLASKAAQEDKAENYEEALRLYQHAVQYFLHVVKYEAQGDKAKQSIRAKCAEYLDRAEKLKEYLKKKEKAPAKPVKESQSSDKGNESDGEGDDPEKKKFQNQLSGAIVMEKPNIKWNDVAGLEGAKEALKEAVILPIKFPHLFTGKRTPWRGILLFGPPGTGKSYLAKAVATEANNSTFFSISSSDLVSKWLGESEKLVKNLFTLAREHKPSIIFIDEIDSLCGSRSENESEAARRIKTEFLVQMQGVGNDNEGILVLGATNIPWTLDSAIRRRFEKRIYIPLPEEHARGFMFKLNLGATPNSLTESDFMTLGKKTDGYSGADISIIVRDALMQPVRKVQSATHFKRVRGPSRNDPNVIVDDLLTPCSPGDPQAVEMTWMDVPGEKLLEPIVSMSDMLRSLANTKPTVNEQDLEKLKKFTEDFGQEG, from the exons ATGGCTGCCAACAACAACTTACAG AAAGCTATAGATTTGGCCAGTAAGGCAGCTCAGGAAGATAAGGCTGAGAACTATGAAGAGGCCCTGCGTCTATATCAACATGCTGTTCAATATTTCCTGCATGTTGTCAAAT atgaAGCACAGGGTGATAAGGCCAAACAAAGCATTCGGGCCAAATGTGCTGAATATTTAGACCGGGCTGAGAAGCTGAAAGAGTATTtgaagaagaaagagaaagCCCCAGCGAAACCAGTGAAGGAGTCACAGTCCAGTGACAAAGG GAATGAAAGTGATGGAGAAGGAGATGAcccagaaaaaaagaaatttcagAATCAACTCTCAG GCGCCATTGTCATGGAGAAGCCAAATATTAAATGGAATGATGTTGCCGGGTTGGAGGGGGCCAAAGAGGCTTTAAAAGAAGCCGTCATTCTGCCAATCAAATTCCCACATCTCTTCACAG GTAAAAGAACTCCCTGGAGGGGCATTCTTCTCTTCGGGCCTCCTGGAACAGGCAAATCTTACCTGGCCAAAGCGGTAGCGACAGAAGCCAATAATTCGACCTTCTTTTCCATTTCCTCTTCTGACTTGGTATCCAAGTGGCTGGGAGAGAGTGAAAA GCTGGTGAAAAATTTGTTCACTTTGGCTCGAGAGCACAAGCCCTCTATTATCTTCATCGATGAGATCGATTCACTCTGCGGCTCTAGGAGCGAGAATGAAAGTGAAGCTGCTCGCAGAATCAAGACAGAGTTTCTGGTTCAGATGCAAG GTGTTGGTAATGACAATGAAGGGATCCTGGTGCTGGGAGCCACAAATATCCCCTGGACGTTGGATTCTGCCATCAGAAGACG ATTTGAGAAACGTATCTACATTCCTCTGCCAGAAGAGCACGCTCGTGGATTCATGTTCAAACTAAATCTGGGCGCCACACCTAACAGTCTCACCGAATCAGACTTCATGACTCTGGGCAAGAAGACGGACGGTTACTCTGGTGCTGACATCAGCATCATCGTCAGAGACGCCCTCATGCAGCCCGTCAGGAAGGTGCAGTCCGCCACTCACTTCAAGCGG gTACGAGGGCCATCAAGGAATGACCCGAATGTCATAGTTGATGACCTCTTAACCCCTTGCTCCCCGGGTGATCCACAAGCTGTAGAAATGACATGGATGGACGTCCCTGGAGAGAAACTTTTGGAGCCAATTGTTTCTATG TCGGACATGCTGAGGTCCCTCGCCAACACAAAGCCCACCGTCAATGAGCAGGATCTGGAGAAGCTGAAAAAGTTCACCGAGGACTTTGGACAGGAGGGCTGA